From the genome of Gemmatimonadaceae bacterium:
CGCGGCCAGTACTTCACCGGCTATGCCGGCTTTCTCCACCAGCACGAGACCATCTTCAAAGGCATTTTCAAGCACACGACGTTGCAGCAGGACATCGTGTCGCTCCGCTTCCTGGGTGCCGATGTCGCCGTTGTCGAAGTGCTGACGGCGGTCAGCGGCGTGACGCAGGCCCGTCCAGGCATGACCTTCGACCAGCGTGGGCGTTTGCGCACGCGCTTGCTGCAGATTCTCGCCAAGCAGGCCGGCGAGTGGAAGGTCGTGGCCTATCACAATATCGACGTGAAACCCGGGGTACCTGTCCCCGATCCGCGGTGACGGCCAGCGGACAAGTCAGCGTCTGCTGCGTGCCGTGGGACTGCCACGATTCGACTCACTCGTTAGGCAACAATGCAGACATCGACTCGCCTCGATGACGGTGCTCGCTCGGATGCGACGTTCCGGCGACTCGAACGCGATTTGGCGGGGCTCGGCGCGCCGACCGGGCACGGCGCCCCCATGGCGTTCTGGGTGCCCGGCCGCATCGAGGTGTTGGGCAAGCACACGGACTACGGCGGGGGACGAAGCCTGCTCTGCGCCGTCGAGCGCGGAATTTCGGCGGTGGCCCGCATCCGCGATGCCGATCCGCCTAACGCGCCACGCGTGCGCATCCGTGATGCCAAGCAGAACCTCGTCGCCGAGTTCGACGTCTCGGCCGACATCCCGGCAGCGCCCGGCACGTGGTCGAATTATCCGATCACCGTCGCGCGCCGCATCGCCGCGAATTTCGGCGGCCCGCTGCGCGGCGCCGACATCGTCTTCTGGAGCGACATTCCACACGCCGCCGGCGTGAGCAGCTCGAGCGCGCTCGTCGTCATGACGTTCCTTGCGTTAGGCGCAGCGAACGATCTCGAGGCGCGGCCGGCCTACCGCGACGCCATCCGCGGCGCCGATGATCTCGCCGGCTACCTGGGCGCGGTCGAGAACGGACTCGACTTCGCCGCGCTGCGCGGCGATCAAGGCGTCGGCACCTTCGGCGGCAGCGAAGACCACACCGCCATTCTTGCCGCACGCCGCGACGCGCTCGTGCAGTATCGGTTCTGCCCGGTCACGTTCGAGCGCGCGATTCCCATGCCCCGCGACGCCATATTTGTCGTCGCCTCGAGCGGCGTGCAGGCGGAGAAAACGGGCGCGGCACTCGAGCGGTACAACGACGTCTCGCGCCGCCTGCAGGTTGCACTCGCCTGCTGGCGCCGCGCCACCGGTCGCGCCGACGCGTCGATGGGCGCCGCGCTCGCCTCGGCCCCCGACGCCCGCGAGCGCGTGTTGTCTACGTTAGGCAGCGAGCACGACCACGAGTACCCGCCGGCATCGCTCATCGAGCGCGTCGAGCAGTTCGACACCGAAACCAACGATATCATTCCAGCCGCCGGCGACGCGCTCGCCCGCGGCGATCTCGCCGCGTTCGGCGCGCAGGTCGCCCGCTCCCAGCAGGGCGCCGAGCAGGCGCTCCACAACCAGATCCCCGAGACCGTCGCCCTCGTACGGCACGCGCTCGCACTGGGGGCATATGCCGCATCGGCCTTCGGTGCCGGTTTCGGTGGGAGCGTGTGGGCGCTCGTCAACCGCGACTTGGCCAGTGAATTCAGGGATCGTTGGGCCGTCGCCTACCGCACCGAGTTCCCCGAGGCGGCCCCGAGGTCCGAATTCTTTACGACCGGCGCCGGCGCGGCAGCGGCGCGGCTCGCATGAAACGCTCCAATCACCGTGTCAAATCGCTGTGCGAAAAGGCCGCCTCTCCTTGTCCGTTGGACCCGGCGCGCACAATGTAGAGGCTCACGGCCGGGAGCCTCATGATTCAACTCGACATGTTGGGTGCAGTTGCGCTACGCGCTTCGGACGGCCGCGAGTTTCGGCCGGTCCTCGCCCAACCCAAGAGGCTGGCCGTGCTCGCGTATCTCGCCGTCGAGTCCGCGCATGGACCGCAGCGGCGAGATCGGCTGTTCGCGCTCTTCTGGCCGGAGCTCAGCCAGGCTCAGGCGCGCCAGGCGCTCCGGCAATCGATCTATTTCCTGCGCCGTTCGTTGGGCGCGCAGGTGCTCGTCAACCGCGGCGCCGACGAAATCGGCCTCGATTCCGGCGTGCTGCAGTCCGACGTGCGCGCCTTCATCGACCATCTCGACAGCGGCCGCCTCGATGAAGCGCTCGCGCTCTATCGCGGCAGCTTTCTCGACGGATTCTTCATTGCGGACGCCTCGCCGGAATTCGAGCAATGGCTCGACGCGACACGCGCCCAGCTCGAGCGACGCACGATCGATGCGGCATGGTTGCTCGCCGACTCCGCCGAGCGGTCGGGGAATGGAGCCGAGGCCGTCCGTTGGGCGAGGTTCGCCGTGCGCGTCGCGCCCACCGAAGAGCGATCGCTGCAGCGACTGGTCGCGCTGTACGATCGGCAGGGCGACCGCGCGGGCGCCGTGCGAGCATACGCCGAATTTGCGCAACGACTCGACGCCGAGTTGGATGTCGAGCCGTCGGCGGAAACGCAGGCCTTGGTCGACGCGATCAGATGCCGCTCGGCGGCGATCGCCCCGGCCGCCACTGCGCCGGCGCTGCCGGGTGGGACGCCGCATGATCACGGCGCCGGCGCCGGCGCGACGCAGCCTAACGGGAATGAGGCGCTCGCGGCCCCGGCCGCGGCCCGGGCCTCCCGGCCTGTGCGGCGATGGTTCGGCATTCGCCGCTCATCATTCACCGCGGGCGCCGGCGCTGCCGTAACGCTCATCGCCACGACGCTGCTCCTCCAGGCGCACGCTGCGCACCGGCCGCCGCCGGTCGTCGCCGTTGGATGGATCCAGGACCCGAGCGGCGCCGATACCGGCTCGACGGTGCGCACGTTCGCCGAGCTGCTCGCCACCGATCTGGCGCGCGTGCCGGGACTCCACGTCGTGAGCCACGCGAGACTCTATGACGTCCTGAGCCAACTCGGCGCGCGCGCCGCGACACCGTCGGCGATCTCCGACGCTGCACGACACGCGGGAGCAGAGGATCTGATCGAGGCCGTGCTCTCGCAGGGACCCGACTCCGCGCATCCGCTGCGGCTCGACGTTCGCCGTGTGGATTTGGCGAGCGGTATGTCGGCGCCGGCCCGCTCGTTCAGCGGCCGATCGATTTCGGAGCTTGCCGACCGCGCGACAGCCGACGTGGCTGCGGAGTTCGAGCTCAGCGCGCCCGCCCAACCGTTAGGCGATGTCACGACCACGTCGCTCGCCGCCAGAAGCCTGTACGAGGAAGGGCTCCGCCGCTACTACCAGACCGACCTGTCGTCGGCCGCCCAACTGTTTCACGCCGCGCTGAGGCAGGATTCGACGTTCGCGATGGCGGCGTACTACGCGGGGCTGTCAGAGGCGGATAGCGGACTCGCGGCCCGACGCGACCTGCTGCGTGCGCTGCGGTTGGCAGATCGCGCATCGGATCGCGAGCGACTCATCATTCGATCCGCGTGGGCGTTCCAGACGAACGATCCCGCGCAGCTGGCGGTCGCCGAATCGCTCGCCACGCGCTATCCCACCGAGCCCGGCGCGGAGCTGGCTGTCGGCCGCGCGGCTGCGTGGACGGGGAAATTTGCCGATGCGATCCCGCATCTGTGGCGCGCCGTTAGGCTCGACTCGCTCAGTCTCAGCGGTCAGGGCCCGTGGTGCCGCGCGTGTGAAGCGCTGAGCACCGTGATCGGCTCGTACAACGCCATGGATTCGATGCGGGCAGCCGAAAGGACCGCGCGTCTCTGGACCAGAATGCAGCCACGGGCATCCGGCGCCTGGTGGGCGCTGTCGGACGAGTTTGCGCGTGAGGAAGAGTACGACAGCGCCCTGGCCGCTGAACGCGTCGCCGAACGATACGCGGGGAACGGATTCAATTACGTGGTGCCGCGCGTGGTGCTGGCCTTGCGCGCCGGGCGATTCGCCGCCGCCGATCAGATGCTGTCCGGCCGCGCGCAGTACGGGAACCACGCCGTGCGCGATGACGCGCTCTGGTGGTCGGTCATGAGCTTGCGCAACCAGGGCAGGCTGCACGAGGCACTCGGGGCCGCGCGTGAAATGGCGCGCGTCATGAATGACGAGCCGCCGGGGTTGACCACGCCACAACCGCTTGCTTCGCTTGCTGCCGCGCAGGTGCTGTTCGAAGCCGGGCGATATCGGGAGGCAGCGCTGCTGTTCGACTCCATCGCCAACTATCCGTGGCGTTCATCGCCGGACTTTCCGCGCGAGGCGCCGGGCCTGGTGGCGCGGCATCGCATTTGGATGACGACGCAGGAGGCGACCGCGCTGGCGGCAGCGGGCGACACGACGCGCCTAACGGCGATCGCGGACAGCGTCGAAGTGTGGGGTCCGCGGAGCGCCTTTTTTCGCGACCGCTCGCTCGTCCACTATGTGCGTGGCCTGCTCTGGTCCGCGCGCGGGCAGTTAGGCAAGGCCGAAGCCGAGTACCGGATGGCCCTCGTGTCGCGCAACGAAGACTACAGCCGCATCAACCTCGAGCTCGGGAAGACGCTCGTCGCCGAGAACCGTCCGCGCGATGCGATCCCGATCCTCGAAGGGCCGCTGCACGGCCCGGTCGAAGCGTCGAGCTATTACCTGACGTTCGCGCAACTGCATGCGACGATCGGTGTCGCGTTCGATCGCGCCGGCCAGGCGGACAGCGCCATCGCACACTATCGATGGGCGCTTGCCGCGTGGCACAACGCGGATCCGGAGTTGCGTCCGCAGGTGGACGCCATCACACGGCGGCTGCGCGCGCTCCGTTAGGCGCATGGTCGGATGCCGACCGGCGGTGCATGATCCTCCCTTCCGATGGCGGCGAAGACGCGACGACCGTGCGGGAGTTCGATCTTGCGTTAGGTCGACGGCGGGTTCGTCCTGCCGCGCGGCAAGCAAACGTTCGCCTGGGAGGGCGAGGACACGCTGCTCGTCGCTCGCGAATGGAAAGCCGGCGACCTCACGTCATCCGGATATCCGTTCATCGTCAAGCGGCTCGTGCGCGGTGAACCGCTCGACAACGCGACCGACGTCTTTCGTGGTGCCGCAACCGACGGCGGCTACGGCGTGTCGCCGTTTTCGCTCGCGTCGTTCGATCTGGCCTTGGCCAACGCGCATCCCGACAGGCTCGGGCCGGTCCCGATCTTCGAACCGGGACCGCGGGAATCACGTATTCGCGCGGAAGCTCATGTAACTCGTGACCTGACGTGCGCCCGGTCCGCCCGCACCGCCGACGGCAAGCGTCCGAGCGTCTTTCGGAACGTGCGGATCATGTGGCTCTGATCGAAGAAGCCCGCCTCGAGGGCGATCGCGGCGTGGGGGAGGTCGGTTTCACGCAACAGGCGAGCTGCGCGCTCGAGGCGGAATCGCGCGGCGGTCTCGCGCAGCCCTTCTCCCGTGGCGTGCCTGTAGGCGGCGCCTAACCAGGACGGATGCAACCGCGCGCGGCGCGCGAGCTCCGGCGCCGTCACGCCGGCGTCTTCCTTGAGGTGTCGGGTGACGTCATCGAGCCAGGCAGGCTGCCGAACCGGCGGCGCGCGCATCGCATCCGACAGGAATGCGCGCACGGCCGAGCGCAGGCGCTCCTCGGTCCTGTCGGCGCTGCACGCCCTGGCAAGGGCGGCGGCCGTGGCGCCGACGGGTCCGCCTAACCAGCGCGCGACAGGCGCGGTCGGAACCGGCAGGTCGAGCCAGGCGGGGTCGAACTCGATCTCGATCTGCTCGAATCCATCGGCCTCGATCACGTTCTCATGCGCGGCCCCGGCTGCGTACAGCACCGCGGACAGCCCCGAGACAAATCGCTCGCCGAGCTCGGTTCGACTCAAGTAGGAGCCCATCACGAAGAGCGACAGCAACGGTCGGTCATGGGCGTGGGCCGGCACCACCGTCGTACTGCGGTCGATCGTCCGCTTCATGCAGGCCCCACCGTACTCGAGATGCATCGGTTCCCGCCTCCGTGACATTGCCTTGAAACCATCCAATACATACGGTCGCTCCCTTCATACCGTGGCGCCACGGCGGCGGTAACCGGTTCGCGTGCCGTACGTCAGGCGTCAACTGAGAGGAGGGGAAAATCGCATGCCGCATCGAGCGCACGCTGCCATCGACGTGTTGATACGTCGTGCGTGCTGCCTGTGCCTGCTGGCAGCACTCACTACGGCGCCGTCCGTCGTTCGTGCCGGCGAGCCCATGGAGTGTCACATCGGCAGCTATCGACTCGCCGACGGAAGCACCATCGACATTGCACCAGACGATCCGGGCGCATTGCGCTGGCGCCGTCTTGATGGATCGACTGGAGCGTTGCGAGCGACGCCGGGCGGTGTATGGAAGAGCACCGCCGGTTGGACGGATCGACCGGACGGGATAACGGTCAGCTTTTCCTCGTGTTCCGACGATCGTATCGATTTCAGCGGTGTTGCCGGCAAGCGCATCCCGTTCGACGTCACGAACGTCACGTTCGTGAGCCACGGCATCCCACTGCGCGGGCGGCTCGTGATGCCGAAAGGTGAGGGAAGAGTACCTGTCGTTGTGCAGGTGCACGGTGCGGACACCGACCCGGCCCTCGTCAGCTTTTTTCTCCAACGCATGCTGCCCGCCGAAGGCATCGGTACGTTCGTCTACGACAAGCGCGGGACGGGCGAGTCCGGCGGACGGTACACCCAGGGTTACAGCCTGTTGGCCGACGACGCGGTGGCGGCCGTGGCGGAAACGCGGCGACTGACCGGGGGCCGGTTAGGCCGGATCGGGTTTCAAGGTGGGAGCCAAGCCGGCTGGGTCGCGCCGCTCGCCGCGGACCGCACGGGCGTGGACTTCGTCATCGTCTGCTATGGCCTCGCCGTCAACGTGATCGACGAAGATCAGGAGGCCGTCGAACTCCAGATGCGAGAGAAGGGCTATTCGCCGCAGGTGATCGCGCACGCGCTCCAGGTCGCCGGCGCCGTCGAGAACGTGTTTGCGAGCGGGTTCACGCGCGGCTTCCGCCGGCTGGATGCGCTGCGGGCGAAATACCGAACGGCACCATGGTACAAGGACGTGCACGGAGACTGGGCATTCTTCTTTCTTCCACACTCAGACGCCGAGCTCCGGGCGATGGCGCCGCAATACGATTGGCACGTGCCCTTCCACTACGACCCGATGCCGACGCTGCGCGCGGACACCACGCCGCAGCTCTGGATTCTTGGCGGCGAAGACTACGAAGCGCCGAGCGCGGTGACGAGCGAGCGCATCAAGGGGTTGATTGCGTTAGGCAGGCCGTTCACACTCGCCTATTATCCGAAGGCCGAGCACGGCATGACCTTGTTCGACACGAAAGCGGATGGCACGCGGGTTTCGACGCGGTACGCGCCCGGATATTTCGCGCTGATCAGAGACTTTGCCGAGTTCGGGCATCTCCGGGACGCGTATGGCGATGCGGTGATCACCGTCCCGCCCGGCCGTCGGCGCCCGGGCTCCTAGCGGGCGCGTCGGTCGAGTCATCGCTGGCCTGTCGACAACGGGTTCTGTTCTAACGCAGCCGAACAATGGCGAGACGGCGCAGCGGCCGGAACGCGCCACGCGGACGGGTCAGCCCGGCGGACGCGGCTTGAGGTACGAATCGAACCACGCGATCGAACGCCGCAAGACATCCGACTGGTGCGCCGGGTTGGCGAAGTGATGGCCTTCGTCCGGATAGACCACCAACTGCGTTTTCACGCCCTCGTGCTGGAGTCCGCGCCAGTACTCGAACGATTGCGGAGCAGGGCACTCCGCATCCCGCTCGCCCACGACGATCAGCATCGGCGTTCGCGCGTGCGCGATGTAGTTCATCGGCGAGCTGCGCGCGTACACCGCCGGGCTCTCGTACACGGTGGCGCCGAAGTACGGCACCATCCATTCACTGATCCCGTTCTCGCCGGTGTAGCTCAGCCAGTCCGAGATGCCCGCGCCGGCCACGGCCGCGCGGAATCGCTGCGTCTGCGTCACGGCCCACATCGTCATGTAGCCGCCGTAGCTCCAGCCCGTTAGGCCAAGGCGCTGCGGGTCGACCGGATACCGGGCGATGACGGAGTCGACGCC
Proteins encoded in this window:
- a CDS encoding galactokinase family protein, which translates into the protein MQTSTRLDDGARSDATFRRLERDLAGLGAPTGHGAPMAFWVPGRIEVLGKHTDYGGGRSLLCAVERGISAVARIRDADPPNAPRVRIRDAKQNLVAEFDVSADIPAAPGTWSNYPITVARRIAANFGGPLRGADIVFWSDIPHAAGVSSSSALVVMTFLALGAANDLEARPAYRDAIRGADDLAGYLGAVENGLDFAALRGDQGVGTFGGSEDHTAILAARRDALVQYRFCPVTFERAIPMPRDAIFVVASSGVQAEKTGAALERYNDVSRRLQVALACWRRATGRADASMGAALASAPDARERVLSTLGSEHDHEYPPASLIERVEQFDTETNDIIPAAGDALARGDLAAFGAQVARSQQGAEQALHNQIPETVALVRHALALGAYAASAFGAGFGGSVWALVNRDLASEFRDRWAVAYRTEFPEAAPRSEFFTTGAGAAAARLA
- a CDS encoding helix-turn-helix transcriptional regulator, which encodes MHLEYGGACMKRTIDRSTTVVPAHAHDRPLLSLFVMGSYLSRTELGERFVSGLSAVLYAAGAAHENVIEADGFEQIEIEFDPAWLDLPVPTAPVARWLGGPVGATAAALARACSADRTEERLRSAVRAFLSDAMRAPPVRQPAWLDDVTRHLKEDAGVTAPELARRARLHPSWLGAAYRHATGEGLRETAARFRLERAARLLRETDLPHAAIALEAGFFDQSHMIRTFRKTLGRLPSAVRADRAHVRSRVT
- a CDS encoding BTAD domain-containing putative transcriptional regulator, translating into MIQLDMLGAVALRASDGREFRPVLAQPKRLAVLAYLAVESAHGPQRRDRLFALFWPELSQAQARQALRQSIYFLRRSLGAQVLVNRGADEIGLDSGVLQSDVRAFIDHLDSGRLDEALALYRGSFLDGFFIADASPEFEQWLDATRAQLERRTIDAAWLLADSAERSGNGAEAVRWARFAVRVAPTEERSLQRLVALYDRQGDRAGAVRAYAEFAQRLDAELDVEPSAETQALVDAIRCRSAAIAPAATAPALPGGTPHDHGAGAGATQPNGNEALAAPAAARASRPVRRWFGIRRSSFTAGAGAAVTLIATTLLLQAHAAHRPPPVVAVGWIQDPSGADTGSTVRTFAELLATDLARVPGLHVVSHARLYDVLSQLGARAATPSAISDAARHAGAEDLIEAVLSQGPDSAHPLRLDVRRVDLASGMSAPARSFSGRSISELADRATADVAAEFELSAPAQPLGDVTTTSLAARSLYEEGLRRYYQTDLSSAAQLFHAALRQDSTFAMAAYYAGLSEADSGLAARRDLLRALRLADRASDRERLIIRSAWAFQTNDPAQLAVAESLATRYPTEPGAELAVGRAAAWTGKFADAIPHLWRAVRLDSLSLSGQGPWCRACEALSTVIGSYNAMDSMRAAERTARLWTRMQPRASGAWWALSDEFAREEEYDSALAAERVAERYAGNGFNYVVPRVVLALRAGRFAAADQMLSGRAQYGNHAVRDDALWWSVMSLRNQGRLHEALGAAREMARVMNDEPPGLTTPQPLASLAAAQVLFEAGRYREAALLFDSIANYPWRSSPDFPREAPGLVARHRIWMTTQEATALAAAGDTTRLTAIADSVEVWGPRSAFFRDRSLVHYVRGLLWSARGQLGKAEAEYRMALVSRNEDYSRINLELGKTLVAENRPRDAIPILEGPLHGPVEASSYYLTFAQLHATIGVAFDRAGQADSAIAHYRWALAAWHNADPELRPQVDAITRRLRALR
- a CDS encoding SgcJ/EcaC family oxidoreductase: MVGLSLGVLGPRLSAQTAADTAAVRGVVHDEITAWDHGDATAYSRHLAPNATFTNIRGQYFTGYAGFLHQHETIFKGIFKHTTLQQDIVSLRFLGADVAVVEVLTAVSGVTQARPGMTFDQRGRLRTRLLQILAKQAGEWKVVAYHNIDVKPGVPVPDPR